From the genome of Danio rerio strain Tuebingen ecotype United States chromosome 2, GRCz12tu, whole genome shotgun sequence, one region includes:
- the wu:fj49a02 gene encoding myomegalin isoform X16, translating to MESGAAGERDSLEDEEGNVGRPTCPITDGLGEAPLQTHPMREFEQHLNDLKKENFSLKLRIYFLEERIQLQFEESSDHIYRTNIELKVEVESLKQELQEKQQELETALATAESLTNHNEADVQRRSRERQMEIQHTQQLDTHTQQEAQLVRDRAECVVSVSESPSLHPSVTMETGGDPCTQPYADTDADRLERLRVALGCQERVVLQLTEERTHLRQRLVQMEAELQHLSTCLLQKERDAQFYQEELERERIHVQQEMQSLVEQQYEDAAGQCVSEQQVETLQTQITHSQNSNQELQQKLCELESELLSIRQTSQEQENTIQTLTHTLSTKDTQTQELYNVIEGQNKTLCKLRESQRLQPTQAPADAPDPVLQGSAVSCDLEETRCALTLTQRRLQDLQRERERLQTELQNTLQHRESAHTHTQDLRQAVEQLRSELQVKVCELRDREVQAQTHIADRDRTIAQLQQSLSRKDKQLQEYSELLNPSSDSSGVVDRDTLLQTLRRRIRERDRALESSIDERFRCVEQQEAEVRRLQLVLREKDRDLERLSSVLQSNNHTLTGLDAVLRSKDLELQGALEACRRLEFLKQQSEEKHTLAVRERDGIIKRLQTALHTHTTHTEELQVAGGQGSAGLLLKLSEAERLLQEVMSERSRQLQEHQRQISDLLEALSCRDQELQAYGERMGRLISERSDQLQDLRSLLNTHQQQLNTAHRERDTHTAQLKEKDTLIQELLQVQRHTLIPTAAADGVCMSSSTDLEIQTVRDELQLSLRKHRETERELSDLRALLPAGHHDTVSFNQQQLVSQQQKLNEVLRAEEDLQQSHSDSSSHHSGVQEECVLRARGTLLMLEPDDTGESSSDEDDGDGDDEDLGSSSEEFSDSIEDEEKLTQKVEVGQPGYEMLLSQNAEEIQCDEEQRRGVELCGAMVQKDEALSHTRSADEECMASAAHEEGSVRCRGSEKAEADQQTCHEPQRDYCTFREEEYEEDEDDEDEGEEAAEIRAPPGKRGPPCVKLRESRRKRRCTRPHSLDLGALLSHTPAARGQGVEMEREVEGDSGSSSTGGGGAIGFWQHVEVGLREQAERLRGDLAVSRQENRELQERLMVSEATVHAQAEQIKDYRELLTESAVQQDSKQVQVDLQDLGYETSGRSENEAEREDTSSPEFDDLEMCVTLSGSRRSVCRSDSEADDASSLKGLVQDLRAQLSRSHKVIRGLQLRVRSLSATSDYASSLERTPRKVNWMCVSARAGEGFECVCEPPLRRSREMQELLSRVELLETQIRRPKMEDKMEESCAPRPGKYNTLIQAQARELCHLRQVMREGGSLCHTLTQHLSDATKAFEQLLRANDIDYYTSQSFRQQLSQSSTLAHRVCSRISGRDGPEQQDDKTGHELLALRLSKELQHKDDIIQSLHTQLQQRPDTPCSSHAHSETTDQSECTSFLSDERGSTNEDADLCSDVDASSECVEDERRPDRVFSTPHSLSGCQLTAHTQSRIQPIRGVDGSSCYQSGVDVIEEHLREIRSLRQRLEDSIRTNERLRQQLEARLTPAARDTVAPTNIFIQSPDAVSRLSTEVRTLKEEQLELQARLRASRDSCEEAEQLREAVLSGRVRLQQAELEAEQWKEELRRLQTHNSEQSQQIQQLRQDRHNNQEHNSRLQHKVSSLQQQLAESRSLLRSLQSELQLYERVCGVRTSSAAGLVCELQGPSGDWSELLLEVRALRAQLENSALRTHMQKQLEQCSEPRPSPTIPASPLYRRQLLHDPSPSPPVRDVGPFPSGPLYSPYSEMEESVLNTHDALEPHTELHGDAVDGCYANANGRHAVAHVQDYSALQQQLTEGRAAAQRVEETLRRVLGYTVLHTLLPDTHTLHTLLADTHTLQQVLDEAVSLLKMFWRAALPNTDGHTHLLQRELQALRLRVQEQEELLQGTVQRLRNTSRSKENMENYILSQLSRTRDVLKQARVNLEVRHSQTDICFAAACQKACEGVSSARLHPLDQPTPLTPPHRLPVEGVCVQNVDTGCRSSRVQSSTDAGASVCFL from the exons GGCGACAGCAGAGAGTCTGACCAATCACAATGAAGCAGATGTGCAGAGGCGGAGCCGAGAGAGACAGATGGAGATACAGCACACACAGcagctggacacacacacacagcag GAGGCTCAGCTAGTGCGGGACAGGGCGGAGTGTGTGGTCAGTGTGTCCGAGTCTCCCTCCCTGCATCCCTCTGTCACCATGGAGACGGGCGGAGACCCCTGCACACAGCCGTATGCAGACACAGATGCAGACAG gctGGAGCGGCTGCGTGTGGCACTGGGCTGTCAGGAGCGGGTGGTGCTGCAGTTGACGGAGGAGCGCACACACCTGAGACAGCGGCTGGTGCAGATGGAGGCGGAGCTACAGCACCTGTCCACCTGTCTGCTGCAGAAGGAGAGAGACGCACAg TTTTATCAGGAGGAGCTGGAGCGCGAGAGGATCCACGTGCAGCAGGAGATGCAG agtcTGGTGGAACAGCAGTATGAGGACGCGGCAGGGCAGTGTGTGTCGGAGCAGCAGGTGGAGACGCTGCAGACGCAGATCACACACAGCCAGAACAGCAACCAG gagCTGCAGCAGAAGCTGTGTGAGCTGGAGTCAGAGCTGCTCTCCATCAGACAGACCTCACAGGAGCAGGAGAACACCATCCAGACGCTCACACACACCCTGAGCACTAAAGACACACAG actcAGGAGCTGTATAATGTGATTGAGGGGCAGAACAAAACACTGTGTAAACTCAGAGAGAGCCAGCGGCTGCAACCCACACag GCTCCAGCAGACGCTCCAGATCCGGTTCTGCAGGGTTCTGCAGTGAGCTGTGATCTGGAGGAGACTCGGTGCGCGCTCACACTGACCCAGAGACGACTGCAGGACCTGCAGCGAGAGCGAGAGCGGCTGCAGACCGAACTGCAGAACACACTGCAGCACAGagagagcgcacacacacacacacag GACCTGCGGCAGGCGGTGGAGCAGCTGCGCTCTGAGCTGCAGGTAAAGGTGTGTGAGCTGCGTGATCGGGAGGTGCAGGCGCAGACACACATTGCAGACAGAGACCGAACCATCGCGCAGCTGCAGCAGAGCTTGAGCCGCAAAGACAAACAACTGCAG gagtaCTCAGAGCTGCTGAATCCCTCATCTGACTCCAGTGGAGTGGTGGACAGAGACACACTCCTGCAGACACTGAGGAGACGCATCCGAGAGCGGGACAGAGCCCTGGAG AGCTCTATTGATGAGAGGTTCCGCTGTGTGGAGCAGCAGGAGGCTGAGGTGCGGCGGCTGCAGCTGGTGCTGCGAGAGAAAGACCGAGACCTGGAGAGACTGAGCAGCGTCCTGCAGAGCAACAACCACACCCTCACg GGTCTGGATGCAGTGCTGCGCAGTAAGGATCTGGAGCTGCAGGGGGCGCTGGAGGCCTGTCGGAGGCTGGAGTTTCTGAAGCAGCAGAGCGAGGAGAAACACACACTCGCTGTCCGAGAGCGAGACGGCATCATCAAGCGGCTGCAGAccgccctgcacacacacaccacacacactgaG gagctgCAGGTGGCGGGGGGGCAGGGCTCTGCTGGACTCCTGCTTAAGCTCTCGGAGGCGGAGCGTCTGCTGCAGGAAGTGATGTCAGAGCGCAGCCGGCAACTACAGGAACACCAGCGGCAGATCTCAGACCTGCTGGAGGCCCTGAGCTGCAGAGACCAGGAGCTGCAG GCGTATGGCGAGCGAATGGGCCGGCTGATCTCAGAGCGCTCAGATCAGCTGCAGGACCTGCGGAGTCTGCTGAACACACACCAGCAGCAGCTGAACACAgcgcacagagagagagacacacacaccgCACAGCTGAAGGAGAAGGACACACTCatacag GAGCTGCTGCAGGTTCAGAGACACACACTGATCCCTACAGCAGCAGCAGACG GTGTGTGTATGAGCAGCTCAACTGATCTGGAGATACAGACCGTCAGAGATGAGCTACAGCTGAGCCTCAGAAAACACAGAGAGActgag cgagAACTGTCAGACCTGCGCGCTTTACTGCCTGCTGGACATCATGACACTGTGAGCTTCAATCAGCAG cagCTGGTCTCGCAGCAGCAGAAGTTGAATGAAGTTCTGAGAGCAGAAGAGGATCTTCAACAGAGTCACTCAGACAG cagctCTCACCACAGCGGTGTGCAGGAGGAGTGTGTGTTGCGTGCGCGCGGGACGCTGCTGATGCTGGAGCCGGACGACACTGGAG AGTCCAgcagtgatgaagatgatggagaTGGAGATGATGAAGATCTGGGCAGCAGCAGTGAAGAATTCAGCGACAGCATCGAGGACGAGGAGAAGCTAACACAG aagGTGGAGGTGGGTCAGCCTGGGTATGAGATGCTGCTGTCCCAGAATGCAGAGGAGATACAGTGTGATGAAGAGCAGAGGAGAGGAGTCGAGCTGTGTGGAGCGATGGTGCAGAAGGATGAGGCGCTCTCTCAcaccag GAGCGCTGATGAAGAGTGTATGGCGTCAGCAGCACATGAGGAGGGGTCTGTGCGCTGCAGAGGGTCCGAGAAGGCTGAAGCAGACCAGCAGACCTGCCATGAGCCTCAGAGAGATTACTGTACGTTCAGAGAGGAGGAGTATGAGGAGGAcgaggatgatgaggatgaaggAGAGGAAGCAGCAGAGATCCGGGCTCCACCAGGCAAGCGCGGCCCTCCGTGTGTGAAGCTGCGGGAGTCTCGGAGGAAGAGGAGGTGCACCAGGCCTCATTCCCTGGACCTGGGAGCCCTGCtgtcacacacacctgcagcccGCGGCCAG GGTGTAGAGATGGAGCGTGAGGTGGAGGGAGACAGTGGCAGCTCCAGCACTGGAGGAGGCGGAGCCATTGGCTTCTGGCAGCATGTGGAGGTGGGGCTCCGGGAGCAGGCGGAGCGTCTCCGTGGTGACCTCGCTGTGAGTCGTCAGGAGAATCGGGAGCTGCAGGAGAGACTGATGGTGTCAGAGGCGACGGTTCACGCACAGGCCGAACAGATCAAAGACTACAGAGAGCTGCTga CGGAGAGTGCGGTTCAGCAGGACAGTAAGCAGGTGCAGGTGGACCTTCAGGATCTGGGATACGAGACAAGCGGCCGCAGTGAGAATGAAGCCGAGAGAGAGGACACCAGCAGCCCCg AGTTTGATGATCTGGAGATGTGTGTGACGCTGTCGGGGAGCAGACGCAGTGTGTGTCGCAGTGACAGTGAAGCAGACGACGCGTCCTCACTGAAGGGTTTGGTGCAGGACCTGCGTGCGCAGCTCTCTCGCAGCCACAAGGTGATCCGCGGCCTGCAGCTGCGCGTGCGCTCACTCTCCGCCACCTCCGACTACGCCTCCAGCCTGGAGCGCACGCCGCGCAAG GTGAACTGGATGTGTGTTTCTGCGCGCGCGGGCGAgggttttgagtgtgtgtgtgagccgcCACTGAGACGCAGCCGAGAGATGCAGGAGCTGTTGAGCCGCGTGGAGCTGCTGGAGACGCAGATCAGGAGACCCAAGATGGAGGACAAGATGGAGGAGAGCTGTGCCCCGCGGCCcgg GAAGTACAACACACTGATCCAGGCGCAGGCGCGGGAGCTGTGTCACCTGCGGCAGGTGATGCGGGAGGGCGGCAGCCTctgtcacacactcacacaacacCTGAGCGACGCCACCAAAGCCTTCGAGCAGCTGCTGCGCGCAAACGACATCGACTACTACACCAGCCAGAGCTTCCGGCAGCAGCTATCCCAGAGTTCCACACTCGCACACAGAGTCTGCAGCCGGATCAGCGGcc GTGATGGACCTGAACAGCAGGACGATAAAACAGGCCACGAGCTGCTGGCGCtcag gctGAGTAAAGAGCTTCAGCACAAAGACGACATCATCCAGTCCCTCCACACACAGTTACAGCAGCGCCCGGACACGCCCTGCAGCAGCCACGCCCATTCTGAGACCACCGACCAATCAGAATGTACCTCGTTCCTGTCTGACGAGAGAGGCTCCACCAATGAGGATGCAGATCTGTGCTCTGACGTCGACGCCTCCAGTGAGTGTGTGGAGGACGAAAGGAGACCAGACagag TGTTCAGCACGCCACACTCTCTGTCCGGCTGTCAGCtgaccgcacacacacagagcaggattcagccaatcagaggcgTTGATGGATCGTCATGCTAtcagtcag GTGTTGATGTGATCGAGGAGCACCTGAGAGAGATTCGGTCTCTACGGCAACGGCTGGAGGATTCCATCAGGACCAATGAGAGGCTGAGACAGCAGCTGGAGGCGCGGCTAACCCCTGCGGCCAGAGacacgg TGGCTCCAACCAACATCTTTATCCAGAGTCCTGATGCTGTGAGTCGCCTGAGCACTGAAGTCAGAACACTGAAGGAGGAACAGCTGGAGCTGCAGGCCAGACTACGAGCCAgcagag ACAGCTGTGAGGAGGCGGAGCAGCTTCGGGAGGCGGTGCTTTCTGGGCGTGTCCGTCTGCAGCAGGCGGAGCTAGAGGCGGAGCAATGGAAGGAGGAGCTGAGGAGGCTGCAGACGCACAACTCTGAGCAGAGCCAACAAATACAACAACTGCGGCAGGACAGACACAACAACCAGGAGCACAAcagcag gctgcAGCACAAGGTCTCCTCCCTCCAGCAGCAGTTAGCAGAGAGCCGGTCACTGCTGCGCTCCCTACAGAGTGAACTGCAGCTGTACGAGCGAGTGTGTGGCGTCAGGACAAGCAGCGCTGCAG ggcTGGTGTGTGAGCTGCAGGGCCCATCGGGGGACTGGTCTGAGCTGCTGCTGGAGGTTCGGGCTCTAAGGGCTCAGCTGGAGAACTCTGCTCTgcgcacacacatgcagaaaCAGCTGGAGCAGTGCAGCGAGCCGCGTCCGTCGCCCACCATCCCTGCCAGCCCACTGTACCGGCGCCAGCTGCTGCACG ACCCGTCTCCTTCTCCTCCTGTCAGAGATGTGGGTCCGTTTCCCAGCGGGCCGCTGTACTCACCGTACTCCGAGATGGAGGAGAGCGTGCTGAACActcacg ACGCGCTGGAGCCGCACACAGAGCTGCATGGAGATGCGGTAGACGGATGCTACGCTAACGCTAACGGCAGACACGCGGTCGCACATGTGCAGGACTACAGCGCACTGCAGCAGCAGCTGACGGAGGGGCGAGCGGCGGCACAGCGGGTGGAGGAGACACTGCGGagg GTGCTGGGCTACACTGTGCTGCACACACTCCtgccggacacacacacactgcacacactcctggcggacacacacacactgcagcaggTTCTGGATGAGGCTGTTTCTCTGCTGAAGATGTTCTGGCGCGCGGCTCTGCCCAACACTGAcggacacacacacctgctgcagAGG GAGCTGCAGGCGCTGCGGCTGCGGGTGCAGGAACAGGAGGAGCTGCTGCAGGGAACCGTCCAGCGTCTGCGCAACACCAGCCGGAGCAAAGAGAACATGGAGAACTACATCCTGAGCCAgc TGTCGCGGACGCGAGACGTGCTGAAACAGGCCCGGGTCAATCTGGAGGTACGGCACTCTCAGACAGacat CTGTTTTGCAGCAGCCTGCCAGAAAGCGTGTGAGGGCGTGTCTTCCGCTCGACTCCACCCACTAGACCAGCCGACGCCTCTGACTCCGCCCCACCGCTTGCCTGTTGAAGGTgtttgtgtgcagaatgtggacACAGGCTGCCGGAGCTCTCGTGTTCAGTCCAGCACAGATGCAGGAGCGAGCGTCTGTTTCCTCTGA